A region of Drosophila mauritiana strain mau12 chromosome 3L, ASM438214v1, whole genome shotgun sequence DNA encodes the following proteins:
- the LOC117140649 gene encoding 2-aminoethanethiol dioxygenase: MTTHFSNVLRQAFKTFDRANHASFNANLQHLRQLTDELTYRDLHLREELFRNGGSHRAPCSYMHIFEDDRFSMSLFIVRGASTIPLHDHPMMFGLLRCIWGQLMVDSFSHQLGPDEPLTYDLHQTVVKVHVEEPILVTPASPCATLTPRKRNYHQIAQIGSGVAAFFDILSPPYDADMPTYGPRQCRFYRAKTDGSQVQLHCIPSPDTYYCDVVDTPESVMQAAFQCADEVYADNASGTQ; this comes from the coding sequence ATGACGACGCACTTCAGCAATGTACTGCGACAGGCATTCAAAACGTTCGACCGGGCAAATCACGCCAGCTTCAATGCGAATTTGCAGCACCTGCGTCAATTGACGGACGAGCTGACCTACCGGGATCTGCACCTCCGCGAGGAGCTCTTTCGCAACGGGGGAAGCCATCGGGCACCGTGCAGCTACATGCATATCTTCGAGGATGATCGCTTCTCCATGAGCCTGTTTATAGTGCGCGGTGCGAGCACTATTCCCTTGCACGATCACCCCATGATGTTCGGTCTGCTACGATGCATCTGGGGTCAGCTAATGGTGGACAGCTTTTCGCACCAGTTGGGCCCGGATGAGCCGCTCACCTATGACCTTCATCAAACAGTGGTGAAGGTGCATGTCGAGGAACCCATATTGGTCACGCCGGCTAGTCCGTGTGCCACATTGACTCCTAGAAAGAGAAATTACCATCAGATTGCCCAAATTGGTAGCGGCGTAGCCGCTTTCTTCGACATTCTTAGTCCGCCATACGATGCGGATATGCCAACATATGGACCGCGACAGTGCCGCTTCTATCGCGCCAAGACAGATGGCAGCCAGGTGCAGCTGCACTGCATCCCATCACCGGATACATACTATTGCGATGTTGTGGACACGCCCGAATCGGTAATGCAGGCCGCTTTTCAGTGCGCCGACGAGGTATATGCCGATAATGCCAGCGGGACACAGTGA
- the LOC117140650 gene encoding 39S ribosomal protein L36, mitochondrial, with the protein MSLASRILQQGSRLWNGLSAARGFHLLTRPAAPASVSMQSSQLVAATTGICQTSGLLTPGSTLVQQVAGFKVKGRLKRRCKDCYIVVRQERGYVICPTHPRHKQMSMKKRDYKSWILTHATQSKERGY; encoded by the coding sequence ATGTCCCTGGCTAGTAGAATACTGCAACAAGGCTCCCGCTTGTGGAATGGTCTCAGTGCCGCGCGTGGTTTCCACCTTCTCACCCGGCCGGCTGCTCCTGCAAGTGTATCAATGCAAAGCTCGCAACTTGTGGCCGCCACAACTGGAATTTGTCAGACGTCGGGTCTGCTGACACCTGGCTCCACTTTGGTCCAGCAGGTGGCGGGATTCAAGGTCAAGGGCCGCCTGAAGCGACGCTGCAAGGACTGCTACATCGTGGTGCGCCAGGAGCGCGGTTATGTCATCTGCCCCACGCATCCACGCCACAAGCAGATGTCGATGAAGAAGCGCGACTACAAGTCGTGGATCCTGACGCACGCCACCCAGTCCAAGGAGCGCGGCTACTAG
- the LOC117140590 gene encoding SUMO-activating enzyme subunit 2: protein MFSNTCTGGVTFFGFSVSQFCNFISKIRKRKTYIQKMAAAINGVFPATLQELVKKSKVLVVGAGGIGCEVLKNLVLSGFTDIEIIDLDTIDLSNLNRQFLFHREHVGKSKARVAKESALSFNPDAKITAYHDSVTSTDYGVNFFKKFDLVLSALDNRAARNHVNRMCLNADVPLIESGTAGYNGQVELIKRGLTQCYECTPKDKQRSFPGCTIRNTPSEPIHCIVWAKHLFNQLFGESLEDEDISPDAADPDAKEKDGADGNGEPKDDGKEKGEESKEEKEAKEDTANGNILRINTRQWAKDCNYDAGKLFNKFFNEDITYLLRMSNLWKTRKAPVPVQWDTLLPEGSSGDQKDVAKQHHKVWSIEECAQVFANSLKELSAAFLKLEGDDTLAWDKDDQPAMDFVAACANVRSHIFDIERKSRFEIKSMAGNIIPAIATTNAITAGISVMRAFKVLEAKWEQCKAVYARLRPNARNYFLVPDASLPGPNPNCHVCASDPAITLKIDTKRMRIKELRDEVLVKTLNMLNPDVTVQSNGSILISSEEGETESNEGKLLSELNIVDGVILKCDDFFQNYELSIIISHFDAERDENLFEVVADASQLKPKDEQTEVVKDKEDEPKSAKKRSANGEGDSKDDGPSTSKRSRPTEVVEEDDDDCLVIEEDEDQADVVVVATDKLSVQSPPKSGSKRKPSEVIEDEDITEILESSDDEPAGPTKCKRSRLDDPSSNPVAVISID, encoded by the exons ATGTTTTCCAACACCTGCACCGGCGGCGTCACTTTTTTCGGCTTTTCCGTATCGcaattttgcaattttatatcaaaaataagaaaaaggaaaaCGTACATTCAGAAAATGGCAGCAGCTATCAATGGTGTTTTCCCAGCCACATTGCAGGAGCTGGTAAAGAAGTCCAAGGTGCTGGTCGTGGGCGCCGGCGGAATCGGCTGCGAGGTGCTCAAAAACCTTGTGCTTAGCGGCTTTACAGACATCGAAATT ATCGATCTGGACACAATTGATCTGAGCAACTTGAACCGACAGTTCCTATTCCATCGCGAGCACGTTGGAAAATCTAAGGCACGGGTGGCCAAGGAAAGCGCACTGAGCTTCAATCCGGACGCTAAGATAACCGCTTACCACGACAGTGTAACATC TACTGATTATGGTGTCAACTTCTTTAAGAAGTTTGACTTGGTGCTCAGCGCCTTGGACAACAGGGCCGCCAGAAATCATGTAAATCGCATGTGTCTCAATGCGGATGTCCCACTGATCGAGAGCGGCACCGCCGGCTACAATGGTCAGGTGGAACTGATCAAGCGTGGACTCACCCAGTGCTACGAGTGCACTCCAAAAGACAAACAGCGAAGCTTCCCGGGCTGCACCATACGCAATACGCCCTCCGAACCGATTCACTGCATTGTCTGGGCCAAGCATCTCTTTAA TCAACTATTTGGGGAGTCCTTGGAAGATGAGGATATTTCTCCCGATGCTGCTGATCCCGATGCAAAAGAAAAGGACGGCGCCGATGGAAATGGCGAACCCAAAGACGATGGGAAGGAAAAAGGCGAAGAGTCAAAAGAGGAAAAGGAGGCCAAGGAGGATACTGCCAACGGGAACATACTGCGCATCAATACCCGCCAATGGGCTAAGGACTGCAACTACGATGCAGGCAAGCTGTTCAACAAGTTCTTTAACGAGGACATTACCTATTTGTTGCGCATGTCAAATTTGTGGAAGACCCGCAAGGCTCCCGTGCCCGTGCAGTGGGATACTCTGCTGCCCGAAGGATCCTCCGGCGATCAAAAGGATGTGGCCAAGCAGCACCACAAGGTGTGGTCCATCGAGGAGTGCGCTCAGGTCTTTGCCAATTCATTGAAAGAGTTGAGCGCTGCCTTCCTGAAACTCGAAGGCGACGATACTCTGGCTTGGGACAAGGACGACCAGCCAGCCATGGATTTCGTGGCGGCTTGCGCCAACGTGCGATCCCACATTTTCGATATTGAGCGGAAGTCAAGGTTTGAGATTAAGTCGATGGCGGGAAACATTATTCCTGCTATTGCCACCACAAATGCGATTACTGCGGGCATTTCCGTGATGCGGGCTTTCAAAGTCTTGGAGGCCAAGTGGGAGCAGTGCAAGGCCGTCTATGCCCGACTTAGACCAAATGCACGAAATTACTTCCTTGTGCCGGACGCTTCTCTTCCAGGCCCCAATCCCAATTGCCATGTATGCGCCAGCGATCCGGCCATTACTCTCAAGATCGATACGAAGCGCATGCGTATAAAGGAGCTGCGTGACGAGGTCCTGGTTAAGACGCTCAACATGTTGAATCCGGATGTGACTGTGCAGAGCAATGGCTCCATTCTAATCTCCTCAGAGGAGGGCGAGACCGAATCCAACGAGGGCAAGCTCCTGAGCGAATTAAACATTGTGGATGGTGTGATTCTCAAGTGCGACGACTTCTTCCAGAACTACGAGTTGAGTATTATTATTTCCCACTTCGATGCGGAGCGCGATGAAAACTTGTTCGAAGTCGTAGCAGATGCCTCGCAGCTGAAGCCAAAGGATGAGCAGACGGAGGTCGTGAAAGACAAGGAGGATGAACCGAAATCGGCTAAGAAGCGTTCTGCCAACGGGGAAGGAGACTCAAAGGACGATGGACCTTCCACTTCGAAGCGCAGCCGGCCCACCGAAGTGGTTGAGGAAGATGACGATGACTGTCTGGTAATCGAGGAAGACGAAGACCAAGCAGACGTTGTTGTCGTGGCCACAGACAAGCTCTCTGTGCAGAGTCCGCCAAAATCGGGCTCCAAGCGCAAGCCAAGTGAAGTAATCGAGGATGAGGATATCACCGAGATTTTGGAGTCGTCTGACGACGAACCCGCTGGACCAACCAAGTGCAAACGTTCCCGCCTGGACGACCCATCGTCCAACCCCGTGGCAGTCATCAGTATCGattaa
- the LOC117140591 gene encoding phosphatidate cytidylyltransferase, photoreceptor-specific, translating into MAEVRRRKGEDEPLEDTAISGSDAANKRNSAADSSDHVDSEEEKIPEEKFVDELAKNLPQGTDKTPEILDSALKDLPDRWKNWVIRGIFTWIMICGFALIIYGGPLALMITTLLVQVKCFQEIISIGYQVYRIHGLPWFRSLSWYFLLTSNYFFYGENLVDYFGVVINRVEYLKFLVTYHRFLSFALYIIGFVWFVLSLVKKYYIKQFSLFAWTHVSLLIVVTQSYLIIQNIFEGLIWFIVPVSMIVCNDVMAYVFGFFFGRTPLIKLSPKKTWEGFIGGGFATVLFGILFSYVLCNYQYFICPIQYSEELGRMTMSCVPSYLFTPQEYSLKLFGIGKTLNLYPFIWHSISLSLFSSIIGPFGGFFASGFKRAFKIKDFGDMIPGHGGIMDRFDCQFLMATFVNVYISSFIRTPSPAKLLTQIYNLKPDQQYQIYQSLKDNLGDMLT; encoded by the exons ATGGCCGAAGTGCGTCGCAGGAAGGGCGAGGATGAGCCACTGGAGGACACGGCCATCTCCGGATCCGACGCAGCCAATAAGCGCAACTCCGCCGCCGACTCCTCGGACCAT GTGGACTCCGAGGAAGAGAAAATTCCCGAGGAGAAGTTCGTCGACGAACTGGCCAAGAATCTGCCGCAGGGAACCGACAAAACGCCCGAGATTTTGGATTCGGCTCTCAAAGATCTGCCGGATAG ATGGAAGAATTGGGTTATTCGCGGCATCTTCACATGGATTATGATCTGCGGCTTCGCATTGATCATCTATGGTGGACCGCTGGCCTTGATGATCACG ACGTTGTTGGTGCAGGTGAAGTGCTTCCAGGAGATCATCTCGATCGGCTACCAGGTTTACCGAATTCATGGCTTGCCCTGGTTCCGAAGCCTTTCCTGGTATTTCCTGCTCACCTCAAATTACTTCTTTTACGGAGAGAATCTGGTAGACTACTTTGGCGTTGTAATTAATCGGGTG GAATATCTGAAGTTCCTGGTGACCTATCACCGGTTCCTTTCCTTCGCCCTGTACATAATCGGCTTCGTTTGGTTCGTGCTCTCACTGGTGAAGAAGTATTACATCAAACAATTTAGTCTGTTTGCCTGGACCCATGTATCCCTGCTGATTGTCGTCACCCAGAGTTACCTCATCATACAGAATATATTTGAGGGGCTCATTTGGTTCATCGTACCTGTTTCGATGATTGTGTGCAATGATGTCATGGCGTACGTGTTCGGTTTCTTCTTTGGGCGCACTCCCCTCATCAAGCTCAGCCCCAAGAAGACCTGGGAGGGCTTCATCGGGGGTGGCTTCGCCACGGTCCTCTTTGGCATTCTGTTCTCCTATGTGCTGTGCAACTACCAGTACTTTATCTGTCCCATCCAGTACTCGGAGGAACTGGGACGCATGACAATGTCCTGTGTGCCAAGCTATTTGTTCACGCCTCAGGAATACAGTCTTAAATTG TTTGGCATTGGCAAGACTCTAAATCTTTACCCCTTTATCTGGCACTCGATCTCCCTGAGCCTGTTTAGTTCCATTATTGGACCCTTTGGTGGCTTCTTTGCCTCTGGATTTAAGAGAGCTTTCAAAATTAAG GACTTTGGCGACATGATACCCGGACATGGCGGCATTATGGATCGTTTCGATTGTCAGTTTCTTATGGCGACCTTCGTTAACGTTTATATATCCAGCTTCATCAGAACTCCGTCGCCGGCTAAGCTGCTGACACAGATATACAACCTTAAGCCAGATCAACAATACCAAATTTATCAGTCGCTCAAGGACAACTTGGGCGACATGTTAACCTAA